One part of the Anaeromyxobacter sp. Fw109-5 genome encodes these proteins:
- a CDS encoding MFS transporter, whose translation MATLVSPEAGAPAGARSVLNAAVIVAALGYFVDIYDLILVSIVRKPSLTALGVAPELLLTEGFSILNWQMIGMLLGGIVFGVVGDKLGRLQILFGSITLYSLATLANGFVTDLSTYKVLRFVAGLGLAGELGAGVTLVSEILPARLRGYGTMIVASVGVSGAVAGNLVAKWLDWRWAYFVGGGLGLVLLVLRIKVHESGMFRKVARQAGISRGDFFSLFTDRERFTRYLASILIAVPIWFANAILVLGAPEFAQALGVTGPVSAGDAVMFFYGGLVVGDVASGSLSQLLRSRRRVVLLFLSLLAAAIAAYFLAGRGASPGLFLALCGLLGVTSGYWAIFVTIAAEQFGTNIRATVATTVPNFVRGLVVVVTSTFVWLRPQVGLVGGALAVGAIWFALALGSALRLRETFGIDLDYVERD comes from the coding sequence ATGGCGACCCTCGTCTCCCCCGAAGCCGGCGCGCCCGCCGGCGCGCGCTCGGTGCTGAACGCCGCCGTGATCGTCGCGGCGCTCGGCTACTTCGTCGACATCTACGACCTCATCCTCGTCTCGATCGTGCGCAAGCCGAGCCTCACCGCCCTCGGCGTCGCACCCGAGCTGCTCCTCACCGAGGGCTTCTCGATCCTCAACTGGCAGATGATCGGGATGCTGCTCGGCGGGATCGTGTTCGGGGTGGTCGGCGACAAGCTGGGGCGGCTGCAGATCCTGTTCGGCTCGATCACGCTCTACTCGCTCGCGACGCTCGCGAACGGCTTCGTCACGGACCTCTCCACCTACAAGGTGCTGCGCTTCGTCGCCGGGCTGGGCCTCGCCGGCGAGCTCGGGGCCGGCGTGACGCTCGTGTCGGAGATCCTGCCCGCCCGGCTGCGCGGGTACGGGACCATGATCGTCGCCTCGGTGGGGGTCTCCGGGGCGGTGGCGGGGAACCTCGTGGCGAAGTGGCTCGACTGGCGCTGGGCGTACTTCGTGGGCGGCGGGCTCGGGCTCGTGCTCCTCGTCCTGCGCATCAAGGTGCACGAGTCGGGGATGTTCCGGAAGGTGGCGCGGCAGGCGGGGATCTCCCGCGGGGACTTCTTCTCCCTGTTCACCGACCGCGAGCGCTTCACCCGCTACCTCGCCTCCATCCTCATCGCCGTGCCGATCTGGTTCGCGAACGCGATCCTCGTGCTGGGCGCGCCGGAGTTCGCGCAGGCGCTCGGCGTGACCGGGCCCGTCTCGGCCGGTGACGCGGTCATGTTCTTCTACGGCGGGCTCGTGGTGGGCGACGTGGCGAGCGGCTCGCTCTCGCAGCTCCTGCGCAGCCGCCGCCGCGTGGTGCTCCTCTTCCTCTCCCTCCTGGCGGCGGCGATCGCGGCCTACTTCCTCGCCGGCCGGGGCGCCTCTCCGGGGCTGTTCCTCGCGCTGTGCGGGCTCCTCGGCGTGACGAGCGGCTACTGGGCCATCTTCGTCACCATCGCCGCCGAGCAGTTCGGGACGAACATCCGCGCCACGGTCGCGACCACGGTCCCGAACTTCGTGCGCGGCCTGGTGGTGGTGGTGACCTCGACGTTCGTGTGGCTGCGGCCGCAGGTGGGGCTGGTGGGCGGCGCGCTGGCGGTGGGCGCGATCTGGTTCGCGCTCGCCCTCGGCTCCGCGCTCCGGCTGCGCGAGACCTTCGGCATCGACCTCGACTACGTCGAGCGGGACTAG
- a CDS encoding 3'-5' exoribonuclease domain-containing protein has translation MSLYVVDVEADGPIPGKYSMVSLGAVLVEPGLGRTFYGRTRPIADAFLPDALAVSATTREEHLRFDEPGEVMAAFERWIQETTRGKPVFFSDNLAFDWQFVNWYFHTYLGRNPFGWSGRRIGDLYCGMVKDAYAQWKHLRKTGHDHHPVNDAKGNAEALLAMIDMGLKLTAR, from the coding sequence ATGTCGCTCTACGTGGTGGACGTCGAGGCGGACGGCCCGATCCCGGGGAAGTACTCGATGGTGTCGCTCGGCGCGGTGCTCGTCGAGCCGGGGCTCGGCCGCACCTTCTACGGCCGGACGCGCCCCATCGCCGACGCGTTCCTCCCCGACGCGCTGGCGGTGTCTGCGACCACGCGCGAGGAGCACCTTCGCTTCGACGAGCCGGGCGAGGTGATGGCCGCCTTCGAGCGCTGGATCCAGGAGACCACGCGGGGCAAGCCGGTCTTCTTCTCCGACAACCTCGCCTTCGACTGGCAGTTCGTGAACTGGTACTTCCACACGTACCTGGGCCGTAACCCCTTCGGCTGGAGCGGCCGGCGCATCGGCGACCTCTACTGCGGGATGGTGAAGGACGCGTACGCACAGTGGAAGCACCTCCGCAAGACCGGCCACGACCACCACCCGGTGAACGACGCCAAGGGGAACGCCGAGGCGCTCCTGGCGATGATCGACATGGGGCTGAAGCTCACGGCGCGGTGA
- a CDS encoding nucleotidyl transferase AbiEii/AbiGii toxin family protein, with translation MPVNPDFRDLFAALNAERAEYLLVGGYALAVHAAPRFTKDLDVWVAPTTANAVRVRAALERFGAPLADLRESDLATPGIVFQIGVPPNRIDVLTAIDGVTFTEAWPERIETTYGGEPVPVIGRLQLIANKRASGRPQDLLDAEMLERG, from the coding sequence ATGCCGGTCAACCCCGACTTCAGAGATCTGTTTGCCGCGTTGAACGCCGAGCGCGCTGAGTACCTGCTCGTCGGCGGCTACGCGCTCGCGGTTCACGCGGCGCCGCGCTTCACGAAGGATCTCGACGTGTGGGTCGCCCCGACGACCGCGAACGCGGTGCGCGTCCGGGCAGCGCTGGAGCGCTTCGGAGCGCCGCTGGCGGACCTCCGCGAGTCGGATCTCGCGACCCCAGGCATCGTCTTCCAGATCGGTGTCCCTCCGAACCGGATCGACGTGCTCACCGCGATCGACGGCGTCACGTTCACGGAGGCCTGGCCGGAGCGCATCGAGACGACCTACGGCGGCGAGCCCGTCCCGGTCATCGGCCGGCTCCAGCTCATCGCCAACAAGCGCGCCTCGGGGCGACCGCAGGACCTCCTCGACGCCGAGATGCTCGAGCGCGGCTGA
- a CDS encoding LysE family translocator, which yields MISPAALTLFLTGATLGLSAAAQPGPYQAYLLAQSLRNGAARTLPVALVPFVSDPAVIAVVLVVLAQVPAGFLRVLQIVGGAVVLWLAVATLRAARAGGPVEGRAPPRGFVRAAVVNLTNPNAWMFWSLVGGPVLAEAWRDAPVRALAFLAGFYLFLTGGNFALVGLASAASRLGPRFTRALGLVSGAALLAFGAWQIGRGLAGA from the coding sequence GTGATCTCTCCCGCCGCCCTGACGCTCTTCCTCACCGGCGCGACCCTCGGTCTCTCCGCCGCCGCGCAGCCCGGGCCCTACCAGGCCTACTTGCTGGCGCAGTCGCTGCGGAACGGCGCCGCCCGCACCCTGCCGGTCGCGCTCGTGCCGTTCGTCTCCGACCCGGCCGTGATCGCGGTCGTGCTGGTGGTCCTCGCCCAGGTGCCGGCGGGGTTCCTCCGCGTCCTCCAGATCGTGGGCGGCGCGGTGGTGCTCTGGCTCGCGGTGGCGACGCTGCGGGCCGCCCGCGCCGGCGGCCCGGTCGAGGGGAGGGCGCCGCCGCGCGGGTTCGTGCGGGCCGCGGTCGTGAACCTCACGAACCCGAACGCCTGGATGTTCTGGAGCCTCGTGGGCGGGCCGGTGCTCGCCGAGGCGTGGCGCGACGCGCCGGTGCGCGCGCTCGCGTTCCTCGCCGGCTTCTACCTGTTCCTCACCGGCGGCAACTTCGCCCTGGTGGGGCTCGCCTCGGCGGCGAGCCGGCTCGGCCCGCGCTTCACGCGCGCGCTCGGGCTCGTCTCCGGCGCGGCGCTGCTCGCCTTCGGCGCCTGGCAGATCGGGCGCGGGCTCGCGGGGGCGTGA
- a CDS encoding DUF2059 domain-containing protein has protein sequence MPRLALVAALLLSLAPSARAGTPAPAGRAAAAVELARFALPRATWDQTLAAVLGQIEQQAASGGSALPAGFSEALREELGQLFSYEEILDLQAGLLAKHYTEAEMQQLVAFYRTPLGQKTIRIMPEVAADAMGQVQVLMGQRVPAMMERLQRRFGPEAAKAKAGAK, from the coding sequence ATGCCCCGCCTCGCGCTCGTCGCCGCCCTCCTGCTCTCCCTCGCACCCTCCGCCCGCGCCGGGACGCCGGCGCCTGCCGGACGCGCCGCCGCCGCCGTCGAGCTCGCGCGCTTCGCGCTCCCGAGGGCGACCTGGGATCAGACGCTGGCGGCGGTGCTGGGTCAGATCGAGCAGCAGGCGGCGAGCGGAGGCTCCGCGCTCCCCGCCGGCTTCTCGGAGGCGCTGCGGGAGGAGCTCGGGCAGCTGTTCTCGTACGAGGAGATCCTCGACCTGCAGGCCGGCCTGCTCGCGAAGCACTACACCGAGGCGGAGATGCAGCAGCTCGTCGCCTTCTACCGGACCCCGCTCGGACAGAAGACGATCCGGATCATGCCCGAGGTGGCGGCGGACGCGATGGGGCAGGTCCAGGTGCTCATGGGGCAGCGCGTGCCCGCCATGATGGAGCGGCTCCAGAGGCGCTTCGGACCGGAGGCGGCGAAGGCGAAGGCCGGCGCGAAGTGA